One window from the genome of Pseudonocardia hierapolitana encodes:
- a CDS encoding Asp23/Gls24 family envelope stress response protein, with product MSESTATPTTTTPTATASSPARLADETSQGKTTIAASVVQKIAGIAAREISGVHSMGGGVSRAFGAIRERIPGGGTGAANITGVQVEVGEKQAAIDLDIVVEYGASIVELARAVRRNVITAVERMTGLEVIEVNIAVNDIHLPTAVDEDAQPPVQSARVE from the coding sequence ATGAGCGAGAGCACCGCCACTCCCACGACGACGACACCCACCGCCACCGCCTCGTCGCCTGCCCGGCTCGCCGACGAGACATCGCAGGGCAAGACCACGATCGCCGCCTCGGTCGTCCAGAAGATCGCCGGCATCGCCGCGCGCGAGATCTCCGGCGTGCACTCGATGGGCGGCGGCGTCTCGCGGGCCTTCGGCGCGATCCGCGAGCGCATCCCGGGCGGGGGCACCGGCGCCGCCAACATCACGGGCGTGCAGGTCGAGGTCGGTGAGAAGCAGGCCGCGATCGACCTCGACATCGTCGTCGAGTACGGCGCGTCGATCGTCGAACTGGCCCGCGCCGTGCGCCGCAACGTGATCACGGCTGTCGAGCGCATGACCGGGCTCGAGGTGATCGAGGTCAACATCGCGGTCAACGACATCCACCTGCCGACGGCCGTCGACGAGGACGCGCAGCCGCCCGTCCAGTCCGCGCGGGTCGAGTGA